The following are encoded in a window of Pongo abelii isolate AG06213 chromosome 16, NHGRI_mPonAbe1-v2.0_pri, whole genome shotgun sequence genomic DNA:
- the LOC100444198 gene encoding uncharacterized protein CSNK1G2-AS1, with the protein MWTQPQTLLGSSVQAGPALRPGAAGAGHCGLGSLPPQFICTPRKENEGLQCPRTHEPPDTRAAHTSSPRATAERGQAQPSDAGQTEGRPPQWRGAGAAAARTNQPQADIGRTPGTGGAGPQSTADIRPRATVITTRRPRPRQKPTSPRRLHQRRPRGEPASENAAEPSQVAISKGKDPDYANGGKAAMDSRASDAINKSKVDTCASNPSQRRPSRLWGKRSLALPPRLECLFRSSCGSRRVTSRPGFPPPEGSHLGCQLLPL; encoded by the exons ATGTGGACCCAGCCGCAGACCCTTCTGGGCAGCTCTGTCCAGGCCGGCCCTGCCCTCCGACCTGGGGCCGCAGGGGCTGGCCACTGTGGGCTCGGTTCCCTGCCACCGCAATTCATCTGCACCCCAAGGAAAGAGAATGAGGGGTTGCAGTGCCCCAGGACCCACGAGCCCCCGGACACCAGGGCAGCACATACTTCCAGTCCCAGGGCCACAGCAGAGCGGGGCCAGGCCCAGCCCAGTGACGCAGGGCAGACGGAAGGGCGCCCTCCACAATGGAGGGGCGCAGGAGCTGCCGCGGCCAGGACAAACCAACCTCAGGCTGACATAGGCCG AACGCCAGGGACGGGCGGGGCCGGTCCTCAGAGCACTGCAGACATCAGACCAAGGGCGACTGTCATCACCACGAGAAGGCCCCGTCCACGGCAGAAGCCAACCTCACCACGCCGACTGCACCAGAGACGCCCACGAGGAGAGCCGGCCTCCGAGAACGCAGCTGAGCCGTCACAGGTCGCCATCAGCAAAGGCAAGGATCCAG ATTATGCAAACGGAGGCAAGGCTGCCATGGACTCCAGAGCCTCAGATGCCATCAACAAAAGCAAAGTGGACACATGTGCATCAAATCCATCACAAAGACGGCCTTCGAGACTCTGGGGGAA acggagtctcgctctgccacccagactggagtgccttTTCCGCTCATCGTGTGGGAGCCGCCGGGTGACGTCCCGCCCCGGTTTCCCTCCACCCGAAGGCAGTCACCTCGGTTGCCAGCTCCTGCCTCTGTGA